One segment of Streptomyces sp. NBC_00576 DNA contains the following:
- a CDS encoding SPOR domain-containing protein: MSDGTITLPWLVIRQDDNGNRYRVGRYATRAEAQKIADSLDDRGHKQLYWVERIGQNGTR; this comes from the coding sequence ATGAGCGACGGGACGATCACTCTTCCCTGGCTCGTCATACGGCAGGACGACAACGGCAATCGCTACCGCGTGGGCCGGTATGCGACGCGTGCGGAGGCTCAGAAGATCGCCGACAGTCTCGATGACCGCGGCCACAAGCAGCTCTACTGGGTCGAGCGGATCGGGCAGAACGGAACCCGGTGA
- a CDS encoding DUF4190 domain-containing protein, with the protein MAIPPPPGPDQPPYPSYPGHPQNHPQGYPQNHSQGHPQGYAQNYPQGPYAPWSQGYSPYNRPTPVNGVAIASLVLGILCFLPALGLVLGIVALVQIRKKGERGKGMAVTGSVLSTVGLALWALLLGTGGLSEAWDGFKDAAKENNSTFSLAKGDCFDAPEGSLEGLAYDVDTVPCSGAHDGEVFASFQMPAGSYPGDDRVTDIADDKCYALEDRYAMDAWAVPDDVDVYYLTPTRQSWRLGDHEVTCVFGNIDTNGSLTGSLRKDETTLDADQLAYLKAAHVLNAAMDTAPDEEYVEDDLPGHKKWAQRVTAALDEQARLLTEHRFAAAPAPSVAALVKDLRNARGEWAKAAEATDADTFYDHYDTGDKLLDVGRTVTARKALGLATTPPSYEQEGDSGGNGGGSGGGGEGDTGIEV; encoded by the coding sequence GTGGCCATACCCCCGCCCCCCGGACCCGACCAGCCGCCGTACCCCTCGTATCCGGGCCACCCCCAGAACCACCCCCAGGGCTACCCGCAGAATCACTCCCAGGGCCACCCCCAGGGCTACGCCCAGAACTACCCCCAGGGCCCCTACGCCCCCTGGTCCCAGGGCTACTCCCCGTACAACCGCCCGACCCCCGTCAACGGCGTCGCCATCGCCTCCCTCGTGCTCGGCATCCTCTGCTTCCTGCCCGCCCTCGGCCTCGTCCTCGGAATCGTCGCGCTCGTGCAGATCCGGAAGAAGGGGGAGCGCGGCAAGGGCATGGCCGTCACCGGGTCCGTGCTGTCGACCGTCGGGCTCGCGCTGTGGGCCCTGCTGTTGGGCACCGGGGGCCTGTCCGAGGCCTGGGACGGTTTCAAGGACGCCGCGAAGGAGAACAACAGCACCTTCTCCCTCGCCAAGGGCGACTGTTTCGACGCCCCGGAGGGCTCCCTGGAAGGCCTCGCCTACGACGTCGACACCGTGCCCTGCTCCGGTGCGCACGACGGCGAGGTCTTCGCCAGCTTCCAGATGCCGGCCGGTTCCTACCCCGGCGACGACCGCGTCACCGACATCGCCGACGACAAGTGCTACGCCCTTGAGGACCGTTACGCGATGGACGCCTGGGCCGTGCCCGACGACGTCGACGTCTACTACCTCACCCCGACCCGCCAGAGCTGGCGCCTCGGCGACCACGAGGTCACCTGCGTGTTCGGCAACATCGACACGAACGGCAGCCTCACCGGTTCGCTGCGCAAGGACGAGACGACGCTCGACGCCGACCAACTGGCGTACCTGAAAGCGGCCCACGTGCTCAACGCGGCGATGGACACGGCGCCCGACGAGGAGTACGTCGAGGACGACCTGCCGGGGCACAAGAAGTGGGCACAGCGGGTGACGGCCGCGCTCGACGAACAGGCCCGCCTGCTCACCGAACACCGGTTCGCCGCGGCCCCCGCGCCCAGCGTCGCCGCACTCGTGAAGGACCTGCGCAACGCACGCGGGGAGTGGGCGAAGGCGGCCGAGGCCACCGACGCGGACACCTTCTACGACCACTACGACACCGGCGACAAGCTGCTCGACGTCGGCCGGACGGTCACCGCGCGCAAGGCTCTGGGGCTCGCGACGACCCCTCCCTCGTACGAGCAGGAGGGTGACAGCGGCGGCAACGGCGGAGGTAGCGGGGGCGGTGGGGAGGGGGACACCGGGATCGAGGTGTGA
- a CDS encoding ATP-binding protein: protein MGGLLAWEVIGVIDTEGDCVEWSFPAEPGAVRGARTVVRGQLRSWGLDALGDITALLVSELVTNSLRHATGPIGVRLVRPVGIVATLLVEVSDPLPDLPLERAAGLDEEGGRGLQLVAHSSSRWGTRPADAGKTVWFELSVPG, encoded by the coding sequence ATGGGTGGGTTGCTGGCCTGGGAAGTGATCGGCGTGATCGACACCGAAGGCGACTGCGTCGAGTGGAGCTTCCCGGCGGAGCCCGGCGCCGTCCGTGGGGCTCGGACGGTTGTGCGCGGACAGCTGCGCAGCTGGGGGCTCGACGCCCTGGGTGACATCACCGCGCTGCTGGTCAGCGAGCTGGTGACCAACTCGCTGAGGCATGCCACGGGGCCCATCGGTGTCCGGCTCGTGCGGCCCGTCGGCATCGTTGCCACGCTCCTGGTCGAGGTCTCCGACCCGCTGCCCGACCTGCCCCTCGAGCGCGCTGCCGGCCTCGACGAAGAGGGCGGCCGAGGGCTCCAACTGGTCGCCCACTCGTCCAGCCGTTGGGGCACCCGCCCCGCAGATGCGGGCAAAACGGTGTGGTTCGAGCTGTCGGTACCCGGATGA
- a CDS encoding phosphotransferase family protein, whose product MTGTPRRELTAADLTPLARAALGRNRSLTGVTRVRGGSKKGVYRLALDDGTTAIAYVWSPDEDFWDAGPVDHRDPLAHATGLDLFTASHDRLTAIGVRTPRLLYADAAHTHLPADAAVVEDVRGHPGGGDLEVLLERDPKTGAEVLDRLGGLLGTLHSATGPRLGKVGVVDKGGTSHGSSCEHVITDRAFHDLDDLVVRQPRAAALHSELAALLRHLAAEVRPRTGPLSLIHGELGPDHVLVTPDGEPALIDIEGLLYFDAEWEHVFLRQRFGTLYDRLAVPGLDPNRLRLYRLAMHLSLATGPLRLLDVGAFPDPAFMREIAEHSLEQLMNSLNAS is encoded by the coding sequence ATGACCGGCACGCCCCGCAGGGAACTCACCGCCGCCGACCTCACGCCCCTCGCCCGCGCCGCCCTCGGCCGGAACCGTTCGCTGACCGGTGTCACCCGGGTGCGTGGCGGCAGCAAGAAGGGCGTCTACCGGCTCGCCCTCGACGACGGCACGACGGCCATCGCGTACGTCTGGTCGCCGGACGAGGACTTCTGGGACGCCGGCCCCGTCGACCACCGCGACCCCCTCGCCCACGCCACCGGCCTCGACCTGTTCACGGCCTCCCACGACCGCCTCACGGCCATCGGCGTCCGCACCCCGCGCCTCCTGTACGCCGACGCCGCGCACACCCACCTCCCGGCGGACGCGGCGGTCGTCGAGGACGTACGGGGACACCCGGGCGGCGGTGATCTGGAGGTGCTCCTGGAGCGCGACCCGAAGACGGGGGCCGAGGTCCTGGACCGGCTCGGGGGCCTGCTCGGCACGCTGCACAGCGCTACCGGACCCCGCCTCGGCAAGGTCGGCGTCGTCGACAAGGGCGGGACGTCCCACGGGAGTTCCTGCGAGCACGTCATCACGGACCGCGCGTTCCACGACCTCGACGACCTCGTCGTACGGCAGCCGCGAGCCGCCGCCCTGCACAGCGAACTGGCCGCGCTGCTACGACACCTGGCGGCCGAGGTCCGCCCCCGGACCGGCCCGCTGTCCCTCATCCACGGCGAACTCGGCCCGGACCACGTCCTGGTGACCCCGGACGGCGAACCGGCGCTCATCGACATCGAAGGCCTGCTGTACTTCGACGCGGAGTGGGAGCACGTGTTCCTGCGGCAGCGGTTCGGGACGCTGTACGACAGGCTGGCCGTCCCAGGCCTCGACCCGAACCGTCTGCGCCTCTACCGGCTCGCGATGCACCTCTCCCTGGCCACCGGCCCACTGCGGCTGCTCGACGTCGGCGCGTTCCCGGACCCCGCCTTCATGCGCGAGATCGCCGAACACAGCCTCGAACAGCTCATGAACTCTCTGAACGCCTCCTGA
- a CDS encoding SpoIIE family protein phosphatase: MSEIPAKATESKDPSGGASGRATGDAAAGTPRRASDVRGPGGGDAIRDATRETTRDTMGDPVRDTTRDTAQDHTRDVTGDPMWQSSPPGSIYDYIKVASFSIGPDGLVDQWSLRAEKIFGIPAARAVGMDPIEAFIDPDLRERGQRKMAEILDGREWTGVVPFRIREPELGEGGQREGLAEVYVMPTRTEEGERAAVCIVVDVRTLRQIETDLAASQAIFGQSPFGFLLIDTDLRVRRANERFASIYGGTVDDHRGCGVYDYLRSPEAERVSATLRRVLETGDSITDMHITGFVPGSDERRHWSINLYRVHSGTGRPIGIAWLGLDITARRAAAREAAAARRNLALLNEAGSRIGNSLDLETTARELLDVVVPGFCDLATVDLYQGLLAGDETPPGLADGSAELRRVAFASAVSDAPFAGGGAPVSVGAVHHFPFNSPCADALRTARPQLVPAEDNGAIQSTLAVPMVAHDTVVGLAQFSRTKGSEPFGERDRSLAWELAARAAVCIDNARLYRREHERALILQRSLLPPGDPEASGLDIACRYLPGNAATEVGGDWFDVIELPGNRTALVVGDVMGRGLRAAVAMGELRTAVRTLALLDLEPAEVLSALDEIARGLGTPGGVQQATRAARQPRDADLSEVYLATCIYAVYDSVTRRCTFANAGHLPPVLVEPGEDALMLDVPPGMPLGVGGEPFEEVEVELPEGSLLALYTDGLVESRDHPLDEGLQAFVGALRDPSPQLEDVCDHVLSTLDTHHGEDDIALLMARVQGLPADSVGDWTLPREPRSVGRAREYTRTQLTAWGLEPLIDTTELLVSELVTNALRYGEGEIRLRLLLDRMLVCEVWDAGLVQPRRRRARDTDEGGRGLQLVGLLSAAWGSRRTPRGKTVWFELPLPDAGTVLADPAEALLSLF, encoded by the coding sequence GTGAGCGAGATACCAGCGAAGGCCACGGAGTCCAAGGACCCGTCGGGCGGCGCGAGTGGGAGGGCCACGGGTGATGCCGCGGCCGGCACGCCACGCCGTGCGTCGGATGTCCGGGGCCCTGGCGGCGGTGACGCGATACGCGATGCGACACGTGAAACCACGCGTGACACCATGGGCGATCCGGTGCGCGATACGACTCGTGACACCGCGCAGGACCACACGCGTGACGTGACAGGTGACCCCATGTGGCAGAGCAGCCCACCCGGCTCGATCTACGACTACATCAAGGTGGCGTCGTTCTCCATCGGCCCCGACGGCCTCGTCGACCAGTGGAGCCTGCGCGCCGAGAAGATCTTCGGCATCCCCGCCGCGCGGGCCGTGGGCATGGACCCCATCGAGGCGTTCATCGACCCCGATCTGCGCGAGCGCGGCCAGCGCAAGATGGCGGAGATCCTCGACGGCCGGGAGTGGACCGGCGTGGTCCCGTTCCGTATCCGCGAGCCCGAGCTGGGCGAGGGCGGCCAGCGGGAGGGGCTCGCCGAGGTCTATGTGATGCCGACGCGGACGGAGGAGGGCGAGAGGGCCGCCGTATGCATCGTCGTCGATGTCCGTACGCTGCGGCAGATCGAGACCGACCTTGCCGCCTCGCAGGCGATTTTCGGACAATCCCCGTTCGGCTTCCTGCTGATCGACACCGATCTCCGGGTCCGGCGCGCCAACGAGCGCTTCGCCTCCATCTACGGCGGCACGGTCGACGACCACCGGGGCTGCGGTGTGTACGACTACCTGCGCTCCCCCGAGGCCGAGCGGGTCTCGGCGACGCTCCGCCGGGTCCTGGAGACCGGTGACTCGATAACGGACATGCACATCACGGGCTTCGTGCCGGGTTCCGACGAGCGCCGGCACTGGTCGATCAACCTGTACCGCGTGCACAGCGGCACCGGCCGCCCCATCGGCATCGCCTGGCTCGGCCTCGACATCACCGCCCGCCGCGCCGCCGCCCGCGAGGCCGCCGCCGCACGGCGCAATCTCGCCCTTCTGAACGAGGCCGGCTCCCGCATCGGGAACTCCCTGGACCTGGAAACGACCGCACGCGAACTCCTCGACGTCGTCGTCCCCGGCTTCTGCGACCTCGCGACCGTCGACCTGTACCAGGGACTGCTGGCCGGCGACGAGACCCCGCCGGGCCTCGCCGACGGCAGCGCCGAACTGCGCCGCGTCGCCTTCGCCAGCGCCGTCTCCGACGCGCCCTTCGCCGGCGGCGGGGCGCCGGTGTCCGTCGGCGCCGTGCACCACTTCCCGTTCAACTCGCCCTGCGCGGACGCCCTGCGCACCGCCCGCCCCCAGCTCGTCCCCGCCGAGGACAACGGCGCCATCCAGTCCACGCTGGCCGTCCCGATGGTCGCCCACGACACCGTGGTCGGCCTCGCGCAGTTCTCCCGTACGAAGGGCAGCGAGCCGTTCGGGGAGCGGGACCGGTCGCTGGCCTGGGAGTTGGCCGCAAGGGCCGCCGTCTGTATCGACAACGCCCGGCTGTACAGGCGTGAACACGAGCGGGCGCTGATCCTCCAGCGCTCCCTGCTGCCCCCGGGCGACCCGGAGGCCTCCGGCCTCGACATCGCCTGCCGTTACCTGCCCGGCAACGCGGCCACCGAGGTCGGCGGCGACTGGTTCGACGTCATCGAACTCCCCGGCAACCGCACCGCGTTGGTGGTCGGCGACGTGATGGGACGAGGGCTGCGCGCTGCCGTGGCCATGGGGGAACTCCGTACCGCCGTACGCACCCTGGCCCTCCTCGACCTCGAACCGGCGGAGGTTCTCTCGGCGTTGGACGAGATCGCGCGCGGCCTCGGCACGCCCGGTGGGGTCCAGCAGGCCACCCGCGCCGCCCGCCAGCCCCGCGACGCCGATCTCTCCGAGGTGTACCTCGCGACCTGCATCTACGCGGTCTACGACTCGGTGACCCGCAGGTGCACCTTCGCCAACGCCGGCCATCTGCCGCCCGTGCTCGTCGAACCGGGCGAGGACGCGCTGATGCTCGACGTGCCGCCGGGCATGCCGCTCGGTGTCGGCGGGGAGCCCTTCGAGGAGGTGGAGGTCGAACTACCCGAAGGTTCGCTGTTGGCGCTCTACACGGATGGACTGGTCGAATCCCGCGACCACCCCCTCGACGAGGGCCTGCAGGCGTTCGTCGGCGCCCTCCGCGACCCCTCCCCGCAGCTGGAGGACGTCTGCGACCACGTCCTCAGCACCCTCGACACCCACCACGGCGAGGACGACATCGCCTTGCTGATGGCACGTGTCCAGGGGCTGCCCGCCGACTCCGTCGGCGACTGGACCCTTCCGCGCGAACCGCGCAGTGTGGGCCGCGCCCGCGAGTACACCCGCACCCAACTCACCGCCTGGGGCCTCGAACCCCTCATCGACACCACGGAGTTGCTGGTCAGCGAACTGGTCACCAACGCCCTGCGCTACGGCGAGGGCGAGATCCGGCTCCGGCTCCTCCTCGACCGCATGCTGGTGTGCGAGGTGTGGGACGCCGGCCTCGTCCAGCCGCGCCGTCGCCGTGCCCGCGACACCGACGAGGGCGGACGCGGCCTCCAGCTGGTCGGCCTGCTCAGCGCGGCCTGGGGCTCCCGCCGGACCCCGCGCGGCAAGACGGTGTGGTTCGAGCTTCCCCTGCCGGACGCGGGAACGGTCCTCGCGGACCCGGCGGAGGCCTTGCTGAGCCTGTTCTGA
- a CDS encoding GntR family transcriptional regulator, whose product MTFGEQPAYLRVAGDLRNKIVDGSLPPHTRLPSQARIRQEYGVSDTVALEARKVLMAEGLVEGRSGSGTYVRERPVPRRIARSGFRPDGGATPFRQEQSDTEARGTWESSSAQAAASGAVAERLSLLPGDRVMCTKYVFRDAGEVMMLSTSWEPLAVTGRTPVMLPEEGPLGGMGVVERMAAIDVIVDNVTEEVGARPGLAEELQALGGVPGHVVLVVQRTYYASGRPVETADVVIPADRYQVAYHLPVK is encoded by the coding sequence GTGACATTCGGTGAGCAGCCGGCCTACCTGCGTGTCGCGGGTGATCTACGAAACAAGATCGTCGACGGTTCGCTGCCGCCCCACACCCGCCTCCCCTCCCAGGCCAGGATCAGGCAGGAGTACGGCGTTTCGGACACGGTCGCCCTGGAGGCGCGCAAGGTGCTCATGGCCGAGGGTCTCGTCGAGGGCCGCTCCGGGTCGGGCACGTATGTGCGTGAGCGGCCCGTGCCGCGCCGGATCGCCCGCTCCGGCTTCCGTCCGGACGGCGGCGCGACCCCGTTCCGCCAGGAGCAGTCCGACACGGAGGCGCGCGGCACCTGGGAGTCCAGCAGCGCGCAGGCCGCGGCGAGCGGCGCCGTCGCCGAGCGGCTCTCCCTGCTGCCGGGCGACCGCGTGATGTGCACGAAGTACGTCTTCCGGGACGCCGGCGAGGTGATGATGCTGTCCACCTCCTGGGAGCCCCTGGCCGTCACCGGCCGTACGCCGGTGATGCTGCCCGAGGAGGGCCCGCTCGGCGGGATGGGTGTTGTCGAGCGCATGGCGGCCATCGACGTGATCGTGGACAACGTCACGGAGGAGGTCGGCGCCCGCCCCGGCCTGGCCGAGGAACTGCAGGCCCTGGGAGGTGTCCCCGGGCATGTGGTGCTCGTCGTGCAGCGCACGTACTACGCCTCGGGGCGCCCGGTCGAGACGGCCGACGTGGTGATCCCTGCCGACCGCTACCAGGTGGCGTACCACCTGCCGGTGAAGTAG
- a CDS encoding oxidoreductase: MSRVWFITGASSGFGRAVAEAAVAAGDVVVGAARRTGALDGFVAAHPKQVQALRLDVTDLAAVETAVQDVLAWHGRIDVLVNNAGRTHVGAVEETTDAELRDLFDLHVFGPAALVRAVLPHMRQRGSGAIVQMSSVGGQLSAPGFGAYSATKFALEGMSEALAAEVRQFGIKVLIVEPGAFRTELFDGGRAGASRDLGVYTSTVGATRRMVAENDGTQAGDPAKAAALILAALDADAGHTPLRLPLGDDAVTAVLGHLDQVRGDVSGWEKRARATGYDDA, translated from the coding sequence ATGAGCAGGGTCTGGTTCATCACCGGTGCGAGCAGCGGTTTCGGGCGGGCCGTCGCCGAGGCGGCGGTCGCCGCGGGTGACGTGGTCGTCGGCGCCGCACGGCGTACGGGCGCGCTGGACGGCTTCGTGGCCGCCCACCCCAAACAGGTCCAGGCGCTGCGCCTGGACGTCACCGACCTGGCCGCGGTCGAGACCGCCGTACAGGATGTCCTCGCCTGGCACGGGCGGATCGATGTGCTCGTCAACAACGCGGGGCGTACACATGTCGGTGCCGTCGAGGAGACCACGGACGCCGAGCTCCGTGACCTGTTCGACCTGCATGTGTTCGGGCCCGCCGCACTCGTACGCGCCGTGCTGCCGCACATGCGGCAGCGGGGCTCGGGCGCGATCGTGCAGATGAGCAGCGTGGGCGGGCAGCTCTCCGCCCCGGGCTTCGGGGCGTACAGCGCGACCAAGTTCGCGCTGGAGGGGATGTCCGAGGCGCTCGCGGCGGAGGTCAGGCAGTTCGGGATCAAGGTGCTGATCGTCGAACCGGGGGCCTTCAGGACCGAGTTGTTCGACGGCGGCCGTGCGGGCGCCAGCCGGGACCTCGGTGTCTACACCAGCACGGTCGGCGCGACGCGCCGGATGGTCGCGGAGAACGACGGCACCCAGGCCGGCGACCCGGCGAAGGCTGCGGCCCTGATCCTCGCCGCCCTGGACGCCGACGCCGGGCACACCCCGCTGCGCCTGCCCCTCGGCGACGACGCGGTCACCGCCGTACTCGGCCATCTCGACCAGGTACGGGGTGATGTCTCCGGCTGGGAGAAGCGCGCGCGGGCGACGGGTTACGACGACGCGTGA
- a CDS encoding (deoxy)nucleoside triphosphate pyrophosphohydrolase yields the protein MTERTERTDPAAGPRRAAEKRIVVVGAALLRDGRLLAARRSAPPELAGRWELPGGKVEPGEEPEDALVRELREELGVDAEPVERIPGEWPLKAPYVLWVWTVRLPAGSAEPKALQDHDELRWLTAAEIWDVDWLDQDVPAVREAAARLG from the coding sequence ATGACGGAACGGACGGAGCGGACAGACCCCGCGGCAGGACCGAGGCGCGCGGCCGAGAAACGGATCGTGGTCGTGGGCGCCGCCCTGCTGCGCGACGGACGCCTCCTCGCCGCCCGCCGCAGCGCACCCCCCGAGCTGGCCGGCCGCTGGGAGCTCCCCGGAGGCAAGGTCGAGCCGGGTGAGGAGCCCGAGGACGCCCTCGTGCGCGAGCTCCGCGAGGAACTGGGCGTCGACGCGGAACCCGTCGAGCGCATCCCGGGGGAGTGGCCCCTCAAGGCGCCGTACGTCCTGTGGGTCTGGACCGTGCGGCTCCCGGCCGGCTCCGCCGAGCCGAAGGCTCTCCAGGACCACGATGAACTGCGCTGGCTGACCGCTGCCGAGATCTGGGACGTCGACTGGCTGGATCAGGACGTGCCGGCGGTACGGGAAGCGGCCGCCCGGCTGGGATGA
- a CDS encoding pyridoxal-phosphate dependent enzyme, with protein MTPLPDCYCPADGTRVPAGTLTWCCPLCRGPLDLDFAPTPAALKSLTGRVNSLWRYAETLPLPTPTTTLGEGRTPLVELRDGISAKLDFLMPTLSFKDRGAVLLAELALRLNPGQVIADSSGNAGTAIAAYCARARLPCTVYVPEGTSAKKLEQIQAHGAHVILVDGNRAAAAAAAREAADAPGTFYASHVYNPYFLHGTKTYVHELWEDMGGRLPDVIVVPVGNGTLLLGAALAVAELHSAGLIDRRPALYAVQAAAVAPLAHAWAEGASDLTGTAPPPMSPTLAEGIAIPHPPRARQILRAVRDSGGTFLTVTEDQIRHAQRDLASQGLYVESTGVACWAAVREGALGARTAVVPLCGAGLKTGLAPASPA; from the coding sequence ATGACCCCACTGCCGGACTGTTACTGCCCCGCGGACGGCACCCGCGTCCCCGCAGGCACCCTCACGTGGTGCTGCCCCCTCTGCCGCGGCCCCCTGGATCTCGACTTCGCACCGACCCCGGCGGCCCTCAAATCCCTCACCGGCAGGGTCAACTCCCTCTGGCGCTACGCGGAAACGCTCCCTCTCCCCACCCCCACGACCACCCTCGGCGAGGGCCGTACCCCCCTGGTCGAACTGCGCGACGGCATCTCGGCCAAGCTCGACTTCCTGATGCCGACCCTCTCCTTCAAGGACCGGGGCGCCGTGCTCCTGGCCGAGCTCGCTCTCCGGCTGAACCCGGGGCAGGTGATCGCCGACAGCAGCGGCAACGCGGGGACGGCGATCGCCGCGTACTGTGCCCGTGCCCGGCTGCCCTGCACGGTGTACGTGCCCGAGGGCACCTCCGCGAAGAAGCTGGAGCAGATCCAGGCGCACGGGGCCCACGTGATCCTGGTCGACGGGAACCGGGCGGCCGCCGCTGCGGCGGCCCGCGAGGCGGCGGACGCCCCGGGCACCTTCTACGCGTCCCACGTCTACAACCCGTACTTCCTGCACGGCACGAAGACATACGTCCACGAGCTGTGGGAGGACATGGGCGGCCGCCTCCCGGACGTCATCGTCGTGCCGGTCGGCAACGGCACCCTGCTGCTGGGCGCGGCCCTCGCCGTCGCCGAGCTGCACTCGGCGGGCCTCATCGACCGGCGCCCCGCGCTGTACGCCGTGCAGGCCGCGGCGGTCGCCCCGCTCGCGCACGCCTGGGCGGAGGGCGCCAGCGACCTCACCGGCACCGCCCCGCCCCCGATGTCGCCCACCCTCGCGGAGGGCATCGCGATCCCCCACCCGCCCCGGGCCCGCCAGATCCTGCGCGCGGTGCGCGACTCGGGCGGCACCTTCCTGACGGTGACGGAGGATCAGATCAGGCACGCGCAAAGGGACTTGGCGTCCCAGGGGCTGTACGTGGAGTCCACCGGCGTGGCCTGCTGGGCCGCGGTACGGGAGGGGGCGCTGGGGGCGCGAACGGCGGTGGTGCCGTTGTGCGGGGCGGGGCTCAAGACGGGCTTGGCGCCGGCGTCACCGGCCTGA
- a CDS encoding succinate dehydrogenase/fumarate reductase iron-sulfur subunit, which translates to MSSSYEARFKVWRGDVKGGGLKDFAVEVNDGEVVLDIIHRLQATQAPDLAVRWNCKAGKCGSCSAEINGRPRLLCMTRMSVFTREETITVTPLRAFPVVRDLVTDVGFNYAKAREVPSFVPPDGVAPGEYRMMQEDVDRSQEFRKCIECFLCQDTCHVVRDHEENKPAFAGPRFLMRVAELDMHPLDAAAESGLDRKRTAQDEHGLGYCNITKCCSEVCPEGIHITDNALIPLKERAVDRKYDPLVWLGSKIRRRSESS; encoded by the coding sequence GTGAGCAGCAGCTACGAGGCCCGGTTCAAGGTGTGGCGCGGTGATGTGAAGGGCGGCGGGCTCAAGGACTTCGCGGTCGAGGTGAACGACGGCGAGGTGGTCCTCGACATCATCCACCGGCTCCAGGCGACCCAGGCCCCCGACCTCGCCGTCCGCTGGAACTGCAAGGCGGGCAAGTGCGGTTCGTGCTCGGCGGAGATCAACGGACGTCCCCGGCTGCTGTGCATGACCCGGATGTCGGTGTTCACCCGCGAGGAGACGATCACCGTGACTCCCCTGCGGGCCTTCCCCGTGGTCCGGGATCTCGTCACCGATGTCGGGTTCAACTACGCCAAGGCCCGCGAGGTGCCGTCCTTCGTGCCCCCGGACGGGGTGGCACCCGGTGAGTACCGGATGATGCAGGAGGACGTGGACCGGTCGCAGGAGTTCCGCAAGTGCATCGAGTGCTTCCTGTGCCAGGACACCTGCCATGTGGTCCGCGACCACGAGGAGAACAAGCCCGCGTTCGCCGGCCCGCGCTTCCTGATGCGCGTCGCGGAACTCGACATGCATCCCCTGGACGCGGCGGCGGAGTCCGGCCTCGACCGCAAGCGCACCGCCCAGGACGAGCACGGCCTCGGCTACTGCAACATCACCAAGTGCTGCAGCGAGGTGTGCCCGGAGGGCATCCACATCACTGACAACGCGCTGATTCCCCTGAAGGAAAGGGCCGTTGACCGCAAGTACGACCCGCTGGTGTGGCTGGGCTCGAAGATCAGGAGGCGTTCAGAGAGTTCATGA